The following are encoded together in the Halomonas halophila genome:
- a CDS encoding phage BR0599 family protein: MTTDTQEASAAQGEPIELYRFAYGPGAGTVLAYTDAGFAITHDGVIYQPVDGLDRNPINASNSLDESQLEVEIDEACEISRLFRDYPPSDVVGLTILRGHWDGSALTIPTAIWVGRVLSGARSGYLTTLKCEPAVTSLRRVGLRRHWQYMCPHVLYGTACGVNRVVHSVATSVSAFDARTVTVPGLIADQYRGGMFSWSPVGQPVERRTILRIDQDTQFGTTTLTLAGGIRRLEAGMAAELAKGCRHTLTDCDGVFGNAPNFGGMPYIPTESPHGTTAIYN, from the coding sequence ATGACCACCGATACCCAGGAAGCCAGCGCCGCCCAGGGCGAGCCTATCGAGCTCTACCGCTTCGCCTACGGCCCGGGTGCCGGCACCGTGCTGGCCTACACCGATGCCGGCTTCGCGATCACCCACGACGGCGTGATCTATCAGCCGGTGGATGGCCTCGATCGCAACCCGATCAACGCCTCCAACTCGCTGGACGAATCCCAGCTCGAGGTCGAGATCGACGAGGCCTGCGAGATCTCGCGCCTGTTCCGCGACTACCCGCCGTCTGACGTCGTCGGCCTAACGATCCTGCGCGGCCACTGGGACGGCAGTGCGCTGACCATCCCCACGGCGATCTGGGTGGGGCGGGTGCTGTCCGGCGCGCGCAGCGGCTACCTGACCACCCTCAAGTGCGAGCCGGCGGTGACCTCGCTGCGCCGGGTCGGCCTGCGCCGTCACTGGCAGTACATGTGCCCCCACGTGCTCTACGGCACCGCCTGCGGCGTCAACCGGGTCGTGCACAGCGTGGCCACCAGCGTCTCGGCGTTCGACGCCCGCACCGTCACCGTGCCGGGGCTGATCGCCGATCAGTACCGCGGCGGCATGTTCAGCTGGTCGCCGGTGGGTCAGCCGGTGGAGCGGCGAACGATCCTGCGCATCGACCAGGACACCCAGTTCGGCACCACGACGCTGACGCTGGCCGGCGGCATTCGCCGGCTCGAGGCGGGCATGGCCGCCGAACTGGCCAAGGGCTGCCGCCACACCCTGACGGACTGCGACGGCGTGTTCGGCAACGCCCCCAACTTCGGGGGGATGCCGTACATCCCCACCGAATCTCCCCACGGCACCACGGCCATTTACAACTGA
- a CDS encoding phage tail protein has product MGSKGGDPQMPVTAFYVSEQLGVCHGPAELLELKYGEKTLLSQTITANQTVEIDRPDLFGGEKTEGGFQGAIDVMLGGAGQLASSALAASLQRNGASSKGDANRLPGYRGIVSLFLHGGSVSGRAGANIGSNTAVIKALWAKIRRAPEGCPFDPVILVDGMRLANPAAIIYECLTNTTWGMAGPAANIDDASFIDAAATLASEGFGLALLWHRQESIEEFIGSILDHIEASLALDPFTGRFRLKLVRDDYAVETLPVFGPHNATLRAFDRKGWGETLNEITVKWTNPANEKRETVTVHDTANIALQGGTMVSETRDYPGIRTANLALRVATRDLLAASSALASAELEVNREAWKILPGDVIVLEWPIYGFDEIPMRVSGVDYGKPGDSTITLSLLEDVFGMPQQSYVESDGSAWVNPAIDPLPLTDEYITSAPYFALVQQVGEATAEAVADTSDYDLVFGTHAAIGIHGYDVMTQLPGTTGTLQWTRRGSAQPAAHGLLPAELPREVASVILSLDSLAHGEHLVEGTLVWIGPVDPTGELGLITTVDGSGYTVQRGMLDTVPQQWPAGTPVWGLHAGVLSSTGIERTLSETAAVRLLTRTTNGRLAIADAADVSATMSGRLHRPYRPANVTFDGVLWPDPDAVQAFPAMLAWAGRDRLSETAVVNAWDDGHVTPEDGATFEVELLGEDSQGGLTSFHVEDVGTATSYEIDLTVTPPPAGTVFLLAEVRARRDGLASWQAVRHRVRLLNPPTDVNALAVDLKSVTDLTASAVNLNAPTDVTATEA; this is encoded by the coding sequence ATGGGGAGTAAGGGCGGTGATCCGCAGATGCCGGTCACGGCGTTCTACGTCTCGGAGCAGCTTGGCGTATGCCACGGGCCGGCGGAGCTGCTCGAGCTCAAGTATGGCGAGAAGACCCTGCTGAGTCAGACCATCACCGCCAACCAGACGGTAGAGATCGACCGGCCTGATCTGTTCGGCGGCGAGAAGACTGAGGGCGGTTTCCAGGGTGCGATCGACGTCATGCTCGGGGGCGCTGGCCAGTTGGCTAGTTCGGCACTGGCCGCCAGTCTCCAGCGTAACGGCGCCTCCAGCAAGGGCGACGCCAATCGCCTGCCGGGTTACCGCGGTATCGTCTCGCTGTTCCTCCACGGCGGCAGCGTCTCCGGGCGAGCCGGGGCCAACATCGGCTCCAACACCGCAGTCATCAAGGCGCTCTGGGCCAAGATCCGCCGCGCGCCCGAGGGCTGCCCCTTCGACCCCGTGATTCTCGTCGACGGCATGCGACTCGCCAATCCGGCGGCCATCATCTACGAGTGCCTCACGAACACCACCTGGGGCATGGCGGGCCCGGCGGCCAATATCGACGATGCGTCGTTCATCGATGCCGCCGCTACCTTGGCGTCCGAAGGCTTTGGCCTGGCGCTCCTCTGGCATCGGCAGGAAAGCATCGAGGAGTTCATCGGCTCGATTCTCGACCATATCGAGGCCTCGCTGGCGCTGGACCCGTTCACCGGGCGCTTCCGCCTCAAGCTGGTGCGAGACGACTACGCCGTCGAGACCCTGCCGGTGTTCGGCCCCCACAACGCCACCCTACGGGCGTTCGATCGCAAGGGCTGGGGCGAGACCCTCAACGAGATCACCGTCAAGTGGACCAATCCCGCCAACGAGAAGCGCGAAACCGTCACCGTCCACGACACCGCCAACATCGCCCTCCAGGGCGGCACCATGGTCAGCGAGACACGTGACTACCCCGGCATCCGCACCGCGAATCTGGCGCTGAGGGTGGCCACCCGCGACCTGCTCGCCGCCTCCTCGGCCCTGGCCAGCGCCGAGCTCGAGGTCAACCGTGAGGCCTGGAAGATCCTCCCCGGTGACGTCATCGTCCTGGAGTGGCCGATCTATGGCTTTGATGAGATTCCCATGCGTGTCAGCGGCGTCGACTACGGCAAACCTGGCGACAGCACCATCACGCTGTCGCTGCTCGAGGACGTCTTCGGCATGCCCCAGCAGAGCTATGTCGAGTCCGACGGTTCGGCCTGGGTCAATCCGGCCATCGACCCGCTGCCACTGACCGATGAGTACATCACCTCGGCGCCGTACTTCGCCTTAGTGCAGCAGGTGGGTGAGGCCACCGCCGAGGCGGTGGCCGACACTTCGGACTACGACTTGGTGTTCGGCACCCACGCGGCAATTGGCATCCACGGCTATGACGTCATGACCCAGCTGCCCGGCACCACCGGAACTCTGCAATGGACCCGCCGCGGCAGCGCCCAGCCGGCGGCCCATGGGCTGCTGCCGGCCGAGCTGCCCCGCGAAGTGGCGTCCGTCATCCTCAGCCTCGACAGCCTGGCTCACGGCGAACACCTGGTGGAGGGCACCCTGGTGTGGATCGGCCCGGTCGACCCGACCGGCGAGCTGGGCCTGATCACCACCGTCGACGGCAGCGGCTACACCGTGCAGCGCGGCATGCTCGACACGGTGCCCCAGCAGTGGCCCGCCGGCACGCCAGTGTGGGGGTTGCACGCCGGCGTGCTGAGCTCGACCGGCATCGAGCGCACGCTCAGCGAGACCGCCGCCGTTCGTCTTCTAACCCGCACCACCAACGGCCGCCTGGCGATCGCCGACGCCGCCGACGTCAGCGCGACCATGAGCGGCCGGCTGCATCGGCCCTACCGGCCGGCCAACGTCACCTTCGACGGCGTGCTGTGGCCTGACCCGGACGCCGTGCAGGCGTTCCCGGCGATGCTCGCCTGGGCGGGTCGCGACCGGCTCAGCGAGACGGCGGTGGTCAACGCCTGGGACGACGGCCATGTGACCCCCGAGGACGGTGCCACCTTCGAGGTGGAACTGCTGGGCGAGGACTCCCAGGGGGGCCTGACCAGCTTCCACGTCGAGGACGTCGGCACCGCCACCAGCTACGAAATCGACCTGACCGTGACGCCACCCCCGGCCGGGACCGTCTTTCTGCTCGCCGAGGTCCGCGCACGCCGTGATGGCCTGGCGAGCTGGCAGGCCGTTCGCCACCGTGTGCGTTTGCTCAACCCGCCGACCGACGTCAACGCGTTGGCCGTGGACCTGAAGTCGGTGACCGACCTCACGGCCTCGGCGGTCAACCTCAACGCCCCTACCGATGTGACTGCCACGGAGGCTTGA
- a CDS encoding tail assembly protein produces MGFWIQLAIAVVLSVVSYMLTPRPDRSTSRQSQDLREPSAEAGKPVPVVFGEMWVTSPNVLYYGDVSKQDYEVDA; encoded by the coding sequence ATGGGTTTCTGGATTCAGCTCGCTATCGCCGTCGTGCTCAGCGTCGTCAGCTATATGCTGACACCGCGGCCCGATCGTTCGACAAGCCGTCAGAGCCAGGACCTGCGCGAGCCCTCCGCCGAGGCCGGCAAGCCGGTGCCGGTGGTGTTCGGTGAGATGTGGGTCACCTCGCCGAACGTCCTTTACTACGGCGACGTCAGTAAGCAGGACTACGAGGTGGATGCATGA
- a CDS encoding thioredoxin domain-containing protein produces the protein MRITIDDIRRHHCARGAKRWFEQHGLDFRRFLKEGIDAEAFIASGDLRARQIVDAKRKEMNDGE, from the coding sequence ATGAGGATCACCATCGACGACATCCGGCGCCACCACTGTGCCCGCGGGGCCAAGCGCTGGTTCGAGCAGCACGGACTCGATTTCAGGCGCTTCTTGAAAGAAGGTATCGACGCCGAGGCCTTCATCGCCTCCGGCGACCTGCGGGCCCGCCAGATCGTCGATGCCAAGCGCAAGGAGATGAACGATGGGGAGTAA